One Phaseolus vulgaris cultivar G19833 chromosome 11, P. vulgaris v2.0, whole genome shotgun sequence genomic window carries:
- the LOC137811221 gene encoding peroxidase 17: protein MTMGMRMMMMMMMAMVVMFLVQMVATSDLRPGFYSTTCPNAEVIVRDVMKKALVKEPRSLASVMRFQFHDCFVNGCDASMLLDDTPSMVGEKLALSNINSLRSFEVVDQVKEALENACPGVVSCADIIIMASRDAVALTGGPDWEVRLGRLDSLSASQEDSNDIMPSPRANASALIDLFQKYNLTVKDLVALSGSHSIGQGRCFSVMFRLYNQSGTGRPDPAIDSGYREELEKLCPLDVDQNVTGNLDFTPLLFDNQYFKDLVAGRGFLNSDQTLFTFPQTREFVRNFSRNQDDFFKAFVEGMLKMGDLQSGRPGEVRTNCRVVNARPAHLLFESQQHNLLSDNKSIYSI from the exons ATGACCATGGggatgaggatgatgatgatgatgatgatggccATGGTTGTGATGTTTCTTGTGCAGATGGTGGCAACATCGGATCTCCGACCTGGGTTTTACTCAACAACATGTCCGAATGCAGAAGTGATAGTCAGAGATGTCATGAAAAAGGCCCTTGTGAAGGAACCCAGAAGCCTTGCCTCTGTTATGCGCTTTCAGTTCCATGACTGTTTTGTGAAT GGGTGTGATGCCTCCATGCTGCTTGATGATACACCGAGCATGGTTGGGGAGAAACTTGCTCTCTCCAACATAAACTCTCTGAGATCATTTGAAGTTGTTGATCAAGTGAAGGAAGCCCTAGAGAACGCATGCCCTGGAGTTGTTTCCTGTGCTGACATCATTATCATGGCTTCCAGAGATGCTGTTGCTCTG ACAGGTGGACCCGATTGGGAGGTGAGGTTGGGAAGATTGGACAGCTTGAGTGCTAGTCAAGAAGACTCAAACGACATCATGCCAAGCCCAAGAGCCAACGCCAGTGCTCTTATTGATCTCTTCCAAAAGTACAATCTCACTGTGAAAGACCTTGTTGCACTCTCAGGGTCTCACTCCATTGGCCAAGGTCGTTGCTTCTCTGTCATGTTCAGGCTCTACAATCAATCTGGCACTGGAAGGCCTGATCCTGCCATTGACTCTGGCTACAGGGAAGAGCTTGAGAAGCTATGTCCACTTGATGTTGATCAAAATGTGACAGGGAACCTTGACTTCACACCTCTTCTTTTTGATAACCAGTATTTCAAGGACTTGGTTGCTGGAAGAGGGTTTCTGAACTCTGATCAAACACTTTTCACATTCCCACAGACAAGGGAGTTTGTGAGAAATTTCAGTAGAAACCAAGATGATTTTTTCAAAGCCTTTGTGGAAGGAATGCTTAAAATGGGAGACTTGCAATCTGGTAGGCCTGGGGAAGTTAGGACAAATTGCAGAGTTGTGAATGCTCGCCCTGCTCATTTGCTGTTTGAGTCCCAACAGCACAACCTCCTTAGTGATAATAAATCCATTTACTCAATATGA